The DNA sequence GATCCCGATCGCGGCGATCAGCGGCACCGTCACGACGTTGGTGGTCACCCCGCCGGAGTCGAAGGCCAGCCCCACGATCTCCGGCGGCGCCACGAACGTGGCCACCAGGACCACCACGTACCCGCCGATGAGGATTCGGTGGACCGCCCAGCCCCGCAACACGCGCAGGATGCCCAGGACCAGGACGAGGCCGACGGACACGGCGATGACCACCCTCAGGACGACGCCGTCGATGCGTCCCTCACTGATCAGTTCCGCCTGTCCCGCGACCGCGATCAGGGCCGGTTCGGCCACGACCGCGGCGAATCCGATGGCGAAGCCGAAGGTGAGGAGCAGTCCGAGCGCACCGCGGCGGGTGAACTGGTTGGCGAGGTTCTTGCCCACCGGGAACACGCTGAGATCCAGGCCCTGGAGGAACAGGGCTATCCCCACACCCACGATCAGCAGACCCGCGACCAGCTGCACGGGGTCCTCGGGCATCCGGCGGAAGACCAGCAGCTGGAAGGCCGCCACCACGACCACGATGGGCAGCAGATTCCGCAGGGCCTTCCGGAACTCCTGGGCGAAGTGGCGGAGATGCTCCATTGAGGCTGGCGTCCTCTTCCCGGGTCTGGTCGACAGGCGGCCTGGCGTCCAGTCTGACGCACGACCCCCGGGGCGTCCACGAATCGGCGGCGCGACGGTGGCCGGGCCCCCGGGGCGGGGCTCGCTCACCCGCGGCTCACCGTTCACGTCACCGGGGTCGTGGTGAGCGCAGCGCGGCGACGACCGTGGCGGCGATCTGACCCACCGCCCACGAGGTCGGGCAGGAGATCCCGTCCTCGTCCGGCGCCAGAGGCTCCAACGTGGCCAGCTGGGAGTGCAGGATCCGCGGGGACGCGAAGTGCCCGCCCCGGGCCGCGAGCCGGGCCGCGAGAAGCTTCCGGTCGCCGCGGAGTTCGACGAAGAACACCGGGCGGTCGACCCCCCGGAGGATGTCACGGTAGGCGCGGCGCAGCGCCGAACACGCGACGACGAGACCCGGGCCGGCGGTCGTCTCGGGGGCCGGATCGCGCCCCGACCCCGATGTGAACCGGCTCTGCTCCGCCATCCGGGTGCGGACCGCCTCCAGCCACGGCTCGCGGTCGAGGTCGGTGAGCGGCTCGCCTGCGCCCAGCTTGCGGCGGTTGGCGGGCGGGTGCAGGTCGTCAGCGTCCACGAAAGGGGCGCCGATCCGTTCGGCGATCGCCTGCGCAACGGTCGATTTGCCGGCACCGGTCACGCCCATCACCACGATGTGCGTCATCGGTGTCGACACCGTCGGCAGCGGATCCGGCGACCGGGATCAGATGGTGAAGGCCATCGATTCGAGGATCCTCCGGCCCAGCTCCTCGTCGCCGCTGATCTCCACACCGTTTCCGGGTTCCGCGGAGATCCTGCCGGTCGCGGAGCGGACGAAGGTCGGGGTGTCGAAGACCAGCTCGACCGTGACCCGTGCGGAGTCGTCGACGTCCACGAGTCCCGCCCGGCCGGCGACCAGCACATCGGTGGCCAGGGACGGGTCGGCATCGGAGTCGCCCTTCACCCGGAACCGGACCCGCGAACCGTCCGGGGCCCCGGCGTTCTTGCCCACGATCCGGGGTAGGGCGCGCACGATCTCCCCGAGCGCGAACCTCCCCACGCCGCTGTCGAGGTGGTGCGTCATGCCGAGGGCGTGACGGATGTCGTCCTCGTGGACCCAGCAGTCGAACACGCGCACCCCCATGAAGCGTCGGAACGGCACGCGGCCGACGGGGGAGTCGGTCTCGGCCTCCAGGTCCTCGGCGGTCATCTCGGAGAGCTGCACGGTGCGCTCGGCCACGACCTCGCGGAAGTCCGCGAACGCGTCCTCGACGGCCAGGGACCGGGCCTCCTGGACGAACCTCTCGTTGAGCTCCCCGATGGGATTGCGGACATAGTCGCGCGACGAGGCGGGGAGGTCGACGTCCGGTATCGGCTCGCCGGCCAGCAGGTGCTCGGTTCCGGCGATGTGCGCCACCACGTCTCGCACCGTCCAGCCCGGGAGCGCGGTGGGGGTGGCCCAGTCGTCCCTCTTGAGTCCCGCCAGGAGCTCGTCGAGATGGTTCCACTGCTGGATCAGGTGACGGATTTCAGTAGGGGCCTCGTCTGGGGCTCCGGTGTCGGCTCCGCTTGCGGAGGTGGCGGAGGCGGCGTCGCTGTCGGTGGCGTCCATGACCACAAGGCTAGTGCCGTGCAGGAGAGCCGCGCGGCGACTTGGGGCCGTGGCCGGTGCTCTCCTCGGAACACCCGACCCCGGCGCCGCTGTGGTGTGCGGACGCCGGGGTCGGCGATCAGGTCGTGCGGCGGGAGCTCAGAGCTCGCGCGCGGGAGTCGCCGTGGATCCGTCAGGATCGTCGGGGTGGCCGGCGTAGTGCACGATGCTGGCGACGAGTCCGCCCCAGATCACGAGCAGGAACAGCACCATCATGATGATCGCGGAAGCGTCCATGGCTCAGGCCTCCTTGGGCGTGTGGGTGGGGGCAGGGTTCTCGTCGGGACGGGTGAGTCCCTCCTCGTAGACGTAGTCACTCGGGTCGTCGTCGACACTCGGCGGTCCGTCGAGCTGGCGGGCCCCCCGCCAGGGCAGGGCCGACAGGATGATCGACAAGACCAGGATGGTCCCGATCATGCCCCAACCCCAGACGCCCAGGATGGCGGCGTCATAGCCCTCGTAGGGCTCGGAGATGAGGGGCATGATCTCGCGGATCAGCGAGTAACCCAGGACGACCGGGGTGATCACGGCGAGGCACACGATCCAGAAGGTGCCGACCTTCCACGAGGACACCGAGTTGAGGTGATCGCGCAGGGTGGGGGCGAGGCGCATCACGAAGATCACCACGATGAGGGCGATGAGGGTGATGCCGACAATGCCGAGGCTGTTGACGAACTTGTCCATCACGTCGAGGTTCTGCAACCCGGTCTCGGTGGGCATGAGCAGGATCGAGGCGGCCGCCATCGGGATGCCGACGGCCAGCACCGAGGTGGTGCGGCTGCTGCCCATCTTGTCCTGGAAGGACGAGATGACCACCTGGACGATCGAGATGAGTGAGGTGATACCGGCCAGGATGAGGCAGACGAAGAACACCACGCCCCAGATCGGGCCGCCCGGCATCTGCGAGATCAGGGCCGGGAAGGCGATGAACGCCAGGCCCGGCCCGCCGCCCACGTCCTCCCAGCCGGCGCCCGCCGACGTGGAGACGAGGAAGCCGAGGGTGGCGAACACGCCGATGCCGGCGAGGACCTCGAAGGCCGAGTTGGAGAAGCCCACGACCAGCCCGGAGCTCGTGAGGTTGGACTTGCGCTTGAGGTAGGAGGAGTAGGTCAGCATGATGCCGAAGCCCACCGAGAGCGAGAAGAAGATCTGCCCGTAGGCCGCGATCCACACGCTCGGCTCGGTGAGCACGCCCCAGTCCGGGGTGAAGAAGTTGTTGAGGCCGTCCATGGCGCCGTCGAGGAAGAGTGACCGCACGACGAGGGCGGCGAAGAGCGCCACGAGCAGCGGGACGAAGAGCAGGGCGGTGCGGCCGATACCGTTCTGGACACCCGCGAGCAGGACTCCCAGCGTCACGATCCACACGACCACCAGGACGATCGCGATGCCCGGGACGAAGTCGACGCCGAAGCCGCTGCCGGCGCGGAGGAAGTCCTCGGCGAAGAACGACGCCGACTCCTCGTATGTCTCCCCCCACCGTTCGTCGATCGAGAACCACGCGTAGGAGGCGGCCCAGGCGATGATCACGGCGTAGTACACGGCGATGACGAAGGACACCAGGACCTGGATCCAGCCGATCGGCTCGGCGAAGCGGTTCATCCGCCGGAAGCTCAGCGGCGCGGACCCGCGGAAACGGTGGCCGATGGCGTAGTCGAAGAACAGCAACGGGAGGCCCGCGGTGAGCAGGGCCACGAGGTAGGGGAGCAGGAAGGCGCCGCCGCCGTTGTCGTAGGCGACGAAGGGGAAGCGCCAGATGTTGCCGAGGCCGACGGCGGAGCCGATGGCGGCAAAGACGAAGACGGAGCGACGGGAGAATGTCTCTCTCGGTGTCGCCCCACTCCTGGTGGGCGGGCTGGTCATGGTCGACTCCTTGTGGGGCGATCGGGCGGCGGATCCGCCGGGTGTGACGGAACGACGATAGGTGCGGTCTCCACTACTTCTCATATCTTCACGGCGGGTTGGTGTTTTGGTGACCATTTCGACGCATTCGCGGCACCGAATCGTGTTACTAGTGTGACTACAGTGATCTCATGAGGATGCAGCGAATGAGCCCGGGAGTGGGGCGTCGGCTGGCCGCGGCCACGGTCACGGCCACGGTCGCTGCGTTGATGGTCGTGGTGTCCGGTCTCGTCGCCGCACCAACCCTGGCCGCACCAGCCCTGGCCGCCCCCTCGCCGGCGGTCTCGGTGCCCTCCCCGGCCGAGGTGGTCCGCGAGACCGGGTCATGGTTCTCGCACGGCTACACTCTCGACCTCCGCGCGGACGGCACGGGGATGTTCGCGGCCTGGATGGGGGCGTTCGACGGGACCAGGGTCCAGTTGCGACTGATCCCCGCGCCGGGGCCGGCGACCGTCGCCGAGGTGACCGCCGTCGAGACGGTCGGGCGCGGGGGGCTGGCAGCGGATGAGCGACCGGGGGTCGGGGGACTGGTCACCGTCGCCTTCGGTGACGCGGTGCGGACGGCCCACGTCGAGTGGTCGTCGGGTCCGCGCCGACTGGCCGCCGACCTGTGCCCTGCCGAGGGGCTCGACGCCGGGATGATGGCCGCCCTCCGCTGCGGAGCCTGAGGGGAACCGGCGGCGCGAGACGCCCGCGACACGCCGTCGTGGCGAGGCTCCCCCCTGAGAAGGAAGTAACGATTGGATAACGGAGCCTGACGGAACCTGAGGTGCCCCTCACCTGTACATATGAGGTAATCGTCAGGTTCACGGTGTGATGAGCGCCACTGTCAATGCCCCTCGGGGCTCCCCCCGACGGACGGTTGTACCCCCTCAAGCTGAGGGAGCCCTCAAGTTCCTGTGGCAGTCTGTGCTCTGCGTCGGACCAGCACCCGGTTTCGGCGCGGAGTTGTTCCAGACGAAGTTGCCAAGGAGTTCCACACGTGACGATCGACGACCGCGACCTCACACCCCGCCCGCTCGAGACCGGACACGCGGCCCGCCGCCAGGCCCGGGCGCTCGCGGACGATCTGCGTGAGGGCACCGCCTACGCCCTCGCCTTCGGCGGGCAGGGGATCGCGTGGCGCGACGCGTTGAGCGACCTCATCGACGGCACCGGGATCGGCCCCGAACTGCAGGACCTCGTCGACTCCTCCGTCGCCCTCACCGAACCCGTCCACGACGAGATCGCGGTGGTCCGGCCCCACGGCTTCCGCCCCATCGAGTGGGCCAACACCACGACCGGCGAGGACGAGGATCACGGCGACCTGCCCGACGAGGCGTCGCTGTCGTCCGCCGCGGTCTCCCTGCCCGCCGTCCTTCTCACCCAGGTGGGCGCCGTCCGCGCGCTCGCCGCCGAGGGCTTCGACGTCAACGACACCGCCCCCGCCGCGGTGGTCGGGCACTCCCAGGGAATCCTGGCCGTGGAGTCGGTCCAGACCTTCGGATCGGTCGACGACCGCCTTCTGGCGGTGGCCGAACTGGTCGGCGCCGCGGCCACCCTGGTCGGTCGCCGCACGGGCCTGTTCCGTCGTGGCGAGGCCAGCCCCATGGTCGGCGTGTCGGGCATCGACGGCGCGGAGCTGCGCGCCCTGGTCGACGAGGTCTTCGCGGCGGTCGACCCCTCGCTGCGGCCCACCGTCTCCATCCGCAACGCCCAGCGACGCCACGTCGTGGTGGGCCGCCCGGACGACCTCGAGGACCTGCGCCGTCACTGTGCGGACCTCGAGGCCGAGTCACGCCGCCGTCGCGAGGCCAAGCTCACCGGCGGCGAGGTCTTCGCCCCCGTCTTCGACCCCCTCGACGTGGAGGTCGGGTTCCACCACCCGGCGATGGCCCCCGCCGTGGACGTCGTGTCCGACTGGGCGGCCCGCTGTGGCCTGGACGTCGCTCGTGCGACGGCTCTGGCCCGCCAGGTCTTCGTCGAGCCCGTCGACTGGGTCGAGGAGATGGCGGAGGCCCTGCACTCCGGCGCGGAGTGGATCCTCGACATGGGCCCGGGCGAGGCCCTGACCCGCCTCAACCGCTCGGTGGTCCGTGGTCAGGGCGTCGGCGTGGTCGCCGCCGCCACCCGCGGTGGCCTGCGCAACCTCTTCACCCCCGGCGCGACCCCGTCGATCGAGCGTCCGTGGACGGCCTACCAGCCCCAGCTCATCACCCTGCCCGACGGCACCGTGCACGTGGAGACCTCGTTCACCCGCCTCACCGGGTGCTCGCCGATCCTGCTGGCCGGGATGACCCCGACCACCGTGGATCCGGAGATCGTCGCCGCCGCGGCCAACGCCGGCCACTGGGCCGAGCTCGCCGGCGGAGGACAGGTGACCGAGGCGATCTTCGCGGAGAACACCCGGCGTCTGGCCGAGCTGCTCGAGCCCGGCCGCAGCGTCCAGTTCAACTCCCTGTTCCTCGATCCGTACCTGTGGAAGCTGCAGGTCGGTGGCAAGAGGCTCGTCCAGAAGGCCCGCGCGGCGGGCGTCCCCTTCGACGGGGTCATCGTGACCGCCGGCATCCCCGAGCTCGACGAGTCCGTGGCCCTGATCGAGGAGCTCACCGAGGCGGGACTGCGCCACGTGAGCTTCAAACCCGGAACCGTCGCGCAGATCCGCCAGGTCGTGCGGATCGCGGCCGAGGTCCCGCACATGCCGGTGATCGTCCACGTCGAGGGTGGCCGGGCCGGGGGACACCACTCGTGGGAGGACCTCGACTCACTGCTGCTCGCCACCTACCCCATGCTGCGGGACCGTCCCAACGTGGTCCTGTGCGTCGGCGGCGGGATCGGCACCCCGGAACGGGCGGCGGACTACCTGACCGGTTCCTGGGCCAACGCCCACGGCTTCCCGGCCATGCCCGTCGACGGCATCCTCGTGGGCACGGCCGCGATGGCGACCCTCGAGGCCACCACCAGCCCGCAGGTCAAGCAGCTCCTCGTGGACACCGTCGGCGTGGACCACTGGGTGGGTGCGGGACAGGCCGAGGGTGGCATGGCCTCGGGCCGCAGCCAGCTCGGCGCGGACATCCACGAGATCGACAACACCGCCGCCCGCGCCGGACGCCTGCTGGATGAGGTCGCCGGCGACGCCGACGCCGTGGCCGAGCGCCGCGAGGAGATCATCGCCGCGATCAACGGGACCGCCAAGCCGTACTTCGGCGATCTCGGATCCATGACCTACGAGCAGTGGCTGCGCCGGTTCGCCGAGCTGTCGCTCGCACCCGCTCCCACCGCCGGCACCGCCTCGGAGTCGGAGGCCGCCAGCGGCCGCTCGGTGTGGCTCGACCCCACCATCCGCGAGCGGTTCCACCGCATGGTGCAGCGCGCCGAGGCCAGGCTGGACGCGGCGGACTCCGGACGAATCGTGTCGGCCTTCCCCCTCGTCGAGGCGATGGAGCGGCCCACCGAGGTCGTCGACGCCCTCGCCGACCGCTACCCGGACCTGGCCACCGCGACCCTGCACCCCGCCGACGCCGCCGAGTTCCTCGACATCTGCCGCATGCCGGGCAAGCCCGTCCCGTTCGTGCCCGTCATCGACGGCGACGTCCGCCGCTGGTGGCGCTCGGACTCACTCTGGCAGGCCCATGACGCCCGGTACGACGCCGACGCCGTGTGCATCATCCCGGGTACCACCGCGGTCGCCGGGATCACCCGGGTCGACGAGCCGGTCGGCGAACTGCTCGATCGGTTCGAGAACGCCACCGTCGACCGCGTCCGCGAGTACATGCCCACCACGCAGGACGTGAGCAGCCGCCGTCGCGGCACCGTGACCACGGCGCAGGGCCCGGTCGCCGACGTGCTCAACGCCCCCGACGTCTCGTGGGCGGGCCGTCTCGTGGTGAGCCCCGTCCACCGCCTCGGCGTCCTGCACGCCTGGGAGATCGACCCGAGCGGCATCGGGTACCACCCGGTCTCCGGCGCGGTCCTCACGCCGGGCGCGGACGGCCGTACCGTCGACCTCACACTGCCCATCGGACCGACCGAGATGACCATCACGATCACCCTGGGTGACGCGGTCGCCACGGGCGCCGCCCCGGTCGTCACCGACGCCGCCGCAGAAGCCGCCATGCGTACCCTTCTGAGCACCGCCGCCGGCGTCGGGCGCGGCGGCGCCGGAGGCACCGCGATCGACGCCCTGCCCGAGGTCTCGGACGGCGTGGCCACGGCCCGGTTCACCTTCGAGCCCACCCTCGCCTCCGACCACACCGGTGTCACCGCCGGCAGTCTGCCCACCTCGCTCATCACCTCGGACGGCGTCCCCGACGCCCTCGTGGGCGCGGCGTGGCCCGCGGTCTTCGCGGTCCTCGGTGAGGCGCGTCGCCCCCGGGGCGGCGGCGGCACAGCTGTCGAGGGAACAGTGGTCGAGGGTCTGCTGGACCTGGTCCACCTCGACCACGGCATCCGCATGCACTCCGCGCTGCCCGCGCAGTCGACCGACCTCGTCGTCGTCGCCCGGTCGGGAGACGTCCGCGACACCGACCTCGGGCGCGTCGTCGAGGTGTCGGTCGAGGTCGCCACGGTCGCCGCCGACGGTGCGCGGTCACCCCTGTGCACCCTGTCGGAGCGGTTCGCGATCCGCGGCCGCACCGGTGGCGCGGAGGTGGGCGATCCGCGGCCCGCCGGCGGCGCCCTGATCACGGCCGAGGGAGGGACCGCGAGCCCGGCCGAGACGAGCCGCCAGCAGCGGGTCTCCACCTCGCTCACCGCGCCGCACGACATGACCGCCTTCGCGCTGGTCTCCGGCGACCACAACCCCATCCACGTCTCCGACACCGCGGCCGACCTGGCCGGCCTCGGCGGCGTGATCGTCCACGGCATGTGGCTCTCGGCCGCAGCGCAACACGCGGTGCAGGCCTCGGACGGCCGCGACCCCGCCCTGCGGATCGCCGGGTGGACCGCCCGCATGCTCGCGCCGGTCCGACCGGGTGACCACATCGCCGTCCGGGCCGTCCAGACGGGTCGGTTCGCCGGCGGCCAGGTCCTCGAGGTCACCTGCACGGTCGACGGGGCCACCGTCATGGCCGCCACCGCGCTGACCGAGGCCCCCCGCACCGTCTACGCCTTCCCCGGCCAGGGCATCCAGGCCAAGGGGATGGGCATGGAGGGGCGCACCCGATGCCCCGCCGCCCGCGAGATCTGGGACCGCGCCGACGCGCACACCCGGAAGGCCCTCGGCTTCTCGATCCTGGCGCTCGTCCGCGACAATCCCACGGAGGTGACCGTCCGGGGCACCGTCCACCGGCACCCCGACGGAGTGCTGTACCTGACGCAGTTCACCCAGGTCGCGATGGCCTGCCTCGCGGTGGCGCAGCGCGCCGAGCTGGAGGCGGACGGGTTGTTCGTCGACGGCGCCTACTTCGCCGGCCACTCGATCGGCGAGTACGACGCCCTGGCCGCCATCTCCGGGACGCTGGAGCTCGAGCCGCTGCTGGAGATCGTCTTCCAGCGCGGATCGACCATGCACGAGCTCGTCCCGCGCGATGCCGAGGGGCGGTCCGACTACCGGATGGCCGCGATCCGGCCGTCCCAGATGGGGATCGGTGACGAGGAGGTCGTGGACTGGGTGGCCGGCGTGGCCGAAGAGTCCGGTGAGTTCATCGAGATCGTCAACTACAACCTCGCGGGCTCGCAGTACGCGCTGGCCGGCACCGTCGCCGGCTGCAAGGCCCTGGAGAAGGCCGTCGAGCGGGAGCTCGAGCGGTCCGGGGGCAAGAACGCCTTCATCCTGGTGCCCGGCATCGACGTGCCCTTCCACTCCACCGTCCTGCGCGGCGGCGTCCCGGACTTCCGGGCCACCCTCGACGCGCTGATCCCGCACGACATCGACATCTCGGTGCTCGTGGGCCGCTACATCCCCAACCTCGTGCCGCGTCTGTTCAGTCTCGAGCGCGACTTCGTGCAGGAGATCGCGGACCTCGTGCCGGCCGACTCCCTCGCGGAGGTCCTCGCGGACTGGGATTCGTGGTCCGCCACCCCGACGCGCCTGGGACGCCTCCTCCTGGTGGAGCTCCTGGCCTGGCAGTTCGCCAGCCCGGTCCGCTGGATCGAGACCCAGGAGTTGCTGTTCACGCCGATCGAGCGCGGCGGTCTGGGCATCGAGTGTTTTGTCGAGGTCGGCGTGGCCAACGCCCCGACCGTGGCGAACCTCGCCTCCAAGACCCTCGACCTCCCCACGCACCGGGGGCCCCGCGCCCAGGTGCTCAACGTCGAGCGCGACTCGGCGACGCTGTACGGCACACTGCCGCCCAGCGTGGAGGTCGACGACGACTCGGTGGACGCCCCCGAGCCCACCGGCGGGTCGGGCGACGCAGGTCCGACCACCCCCGCGGCCGCCGAGCAGGCGGCCCCCACAGACCCCGCACCGGCCGTCAACACCCCCGGCACGGCCGGTGCGGACCGATCAGACGCGGCTCCGGCCGCGGCCGCACCCGGTGCACCCCGCCCGGACGACCTCGAGTTCGGCGCCCCCGCCGCCACCCGCATGCTGGTGGCGCTGCGGACCAAGGTCCGTCCCGAGCAGATCGCGCCCGGTGACTCCATCGAGACGCTGTGTGACGGCGTCTCCTCGCGCCGCAACCAGCTGCTGCTGGACCTGGGGACGGAACTGAGCCTGGGCGCCATCGACGGCGCGGCCGAGGCGGACTTCCCGACCCTGTCCGACCAGGTCTCGCGCCTGGCCCGCGGGTACTCGCCCTTCGGTCCCGTCCTGTCCGACGCTGTCGGCGAGGCGCTGCGTGCGGTCCTGGGCCGCACCGGCAAGCGGCCGGCGTACATCACCGAGCGCGTCACGGGGCCGTGGGAGCTGGGCTCCGGCTGGGCGCAGCACGTGATCGCCGAGATCG is a window from the Dietzia sp. JS16-p6b genome containing:
- a CDS encoding type I polyketide synthase, with product MTIDDRDLTPRPLETGHAARRQARALADDLREGTAYALAFGGQGIAWRDALSDLIDGTGIGPELQDLVDSSVALTEPVHDEIAVVRPHGFRPIEWANTTTGEDEDHGDLPDEASLSSAAVSLPAVLLTQVGAVRALAAEGFDVNDTAPAAVVGHSQGILAVESVQTFGSVDDRLLAVAELVGAAATLVGRRTGLFRRGEASPMVGVSGIDGAELRALVDEVFAAVDPSLRPTVSIRNAQRRHVVVGRPDDLEDLRRHCADLEAESRRRREAKLTGGEVFAPVFDPLDVEVGFHHPAMAPAVDVVSDWAARCGLDVARATALARQVFVEPVDWVEEMAEALHSGAEWILDMGPGEALTRLNRSVVRGQGVGVVAAATRGGLRNLFTPGATPSIERPWTAYQPQLITLPDGTVHVETSFTRLTGCSPILLAGMTPTTVDPEIVAAAANAGHWAELAGGGQVTEAIFAENTRRLAELLEPGRSVQFNSLFLDPYLWKLQVGGKRLVQKARAAGVPFDGVIVTAGIPELDESVALIEELTEAGLRHVSFKPGTVAQIRQVVRIAAEVPHMPVIVHVEGGRAGGHHSWEDLDSLLLATYPMLRDRPNVVLCVGGGIGTPERAADYLTGSWANAHGFPAMPVDGILVGTAAMATLEATTSPQVKQLLVDTVGVDHWVGAGQAEGGMASGRSQLGADIHEIDNTAARAGRLLDEVAGDADAVAERREEIIAAINGTAKPYFGDLGSMTYEQWLRRFAELSLAPAPTAGTASESEAASGRSVWLDPTIRERFHRMVQRAEARLDAADSGRIVSAFPLVEAMERPTEVVDALADRYPDLATATLHPADAAEFLDICRMPGKPVPFVPVIDGDVRRWWRSDSLWQAHDARYDADAVCIIPGTTAVAGITRVDEPVGELLDRFENATVDRVREYMPTTQDVSSRRRGTVTTAQGPVADVLNAPDVSWAGRLVVSPVHRLGVLHAWEIDPSGIGYHPVSGAVLTPGADGRTVDLTLPIGPTEMTITITLGDAVATGAAPVVTDAAAEAAMRTLLSTAAGVGRGGAGGTAIDALPEVSDGVATARFTFEPTLASDHTGVTAGSLPTSLITSDGVPDALVGAAWPAVFAVLGEARRPRGGGGTAVEGTVVEGLLDLVHLDHGIRMHSALPAQSTDLVVVARSGDVRDTDLGRVVEVSVEVATVAADGARSPLCTLSERFAIRGRTGGAEVGDPRPAGGALITAEGGTASPAETSRQQRVSTSLTAPHDMTAFALVSGDHNPIHVSDTAADLAGLGGVIVHGMWLSAAAQHAVQASDGRDPALRIAGWTARMLAPVRPGDHIAVRAVQTGRFAGGQVLEVTCTVDGATVMAATALTEAPRTVYAFPGQGIQAKGMGMEGRTRCPAAREIWDRADAHTRKALGFSILALVRDNPTEVTVRGTVHRHPDGVLYLTQFTQVAMACLAVAQRAELEADGLFVDGAYFAGHSIGEYDALAAISGTLELEPLLEIVFQRGSTMHELVPRDAEGRSDYRMAAIRPSQMGIGDEEVVDWVAGVAEESGEFIEIVNYNLAGSQYALAGTVAGCKALEKAVERELERSGGKNAFILVPGIDVPFHSTVLRGGVPDFRATLDALIPHDIDISVLVGRYIPNLVPRLFSLERDFVQEIADLVPADSLAEVLADWDSWSATPTRLGRLLLVELLAWQFASPVRWIETQELLFTPIERGGLGIECFVEVGVANAPTVANLASKTLDLPTHRGPRAQVLNVERDSATLYGTLPPSVEVDDDSVDAPEPTGGSGDAGPTTPAAAEQAAPTDPAPAVNTPGTAGADRSDAAPAAAAPGAPRPDDLEFGAPAATRMLVALRTKVRPEQIAPGDSIETLCDGVSSRRNQLLLDLGTELSLGAIDGAAEADFPTLSDQVSRLARGYSPFGPVLSDAVGEALRAVLGRTGKRPAYITERVTGPWELGSGWAQHVIAEIALGTRDGASIRGGDLATLDASGVKDVAGLDALIDAAVSAVGAANGVAVAMPSSGAGGGGVVDSAALSEFADEITGADGVLARAARGVLTRLGHLEPDAIDLLAQADPDTELADLVAAELGADWRRVVAPAFDPGRAVLLDDRWASAREDLARLWTRTDVPTDAAEGFRGAGDIVAEQARWWAGRAADARRDALAVAYREIAETAAEEFVGRYADDVAVVTGAGKGSIAAAVTGKLLAGGATVVATTSSLDQSKLAFFKDLYRSHARGGAVLWVLPANLTSYSDVDALVEWVGSEHAESAGGQTTVLKAPLTPTLLFPFAAPRVQGSMADAGPRAETEMRVLLWGVEKLVAGLGAIGADTDVDSRLHVVLPGSPNRGIFGGDGAYGEAKAALDAMIAKWGSEKSWAERVTFVHAIIGWVRGTGLMGHNDPLVEAVEAAGVSTWSTTGIADELLDSCTPDVRRAAGEAPLTVDLTGGLGSADLDMAALAADRPAVTSETTTEDADGTIAALPSLQTVTPDERPEWGEVTQDLEDMVVIVGSGEVGPYGSARTRFEVETTGDLSAAGVVELAWSTGLITWEDSPRAGWTVTESGDPIDEAEIAERFHDEVLARVGVRTYADDSRAEMFDNASPQLTSVFLPEDLSFVVDDEGQARAYQEDDPENTVVTRSEDGEWTVTRKAGTEIRVPRRTTLTRIVGGQIPTGFDPTAWGIPADMVSGIDRVAAWNLVATVDAFISSGFTPAELLAHVHPADVANTQGTGMGGMTSMRSLYIDGILGRSRANDTLQEALPNVVAAHVMQSYVGGYGSMVHPVAACATTAVSVEEGFDKIRAGKAEFVVAGGFDDLSTEGIQGFADMSATADSAAMAAKGIDERHYSRANDRRRGGFVESQGGGTILLARGDVAARMGLPVHGVVAWAGSYADGAHTSIPAPGLGALGAGRGGRRSPLARGLAELGLTADDLAVVSKHDTSTKANDPNESDLHERLAAAIGRSDGNPLFVVSQKSLTGHAKGGAAAFQLIGLTQMLRSGTLPPNRALDCVDDVLDRHRHLVWLRETVQLGGDLPLKAGLLTSLGFGHVSGLIAVTHPEAFHRAVASQLGEQESERIREEALGRERDGVRRLTDAIYGGESLYSRPEARRLGEGSADEVKEREAAVLLDPAARLESDGVLAASDWR
- a CDS encoding gluconokinase, whose translation is MTHIVVMGVTGAGKSTVAQAIAERIGAPFVDADDLHPPANRRKLGAGEPLTDLDREPWLEAVRTRMAEQSRFTSGSGRDPAPETTAGPGLVVACSALRRAYRDILRGVDRPVFFVELRGDRKLLAARLAARGGHFASPRILHSQLATLEPLAPDEDGISCPTSWAVGQIAATVVAALRSPRPR
- a CDS encoding methionine/alanine import family NSS transporter small subunit, with the translated sequence MDASAIIMMVLFLLVIWGGLVASIVHYAGHPDDPDGSTATPAREL
- a CDS encoding maleylpyruvate isomerase family mycothiol-dependent enzyme, whose amino-acid sequence is MDATDSDAASATSASGADTGAPDEAPTEIRHLIQQWNHLDELLAGLKRDDWATPTALPGWTVRDVVAHIAGTEHLLAGEPIPDVDLPASSRDYVRNPIGELNERFVQEARSLAVEDAFADFREVVAERTVQLSEMTAEDLEAETDSPVGRVPFRRFMGVRVFDCWVHEDDIRHALGMTHHLDSGVGRFALGEIVRALPRIVGKNAGAPDGSRVRFRVKGDSDADPSLATDVLVAGRAGLVDVDDSARVTVELVFDTPTFVRSATGRISAEPGNGVEISGDEELGRRILESMAFTI
- a CDS encoding sodium-dependent transporter, producing MTSPPTRSGATPRETFSRRSVFVFAAIGSAVGLGNIWRFPFVAYDNGGGAFLLPYLVALLTAGLPLLFFDYAIGHRFRGSAPLSFRRMNRFAEPIGWIQVLVSFVIAVYYAVIIAWAASYAWFSIDERWGETYEESASFFAEDFLRAGSGFGVDFVPGIAIVLVVVWIVTLGVLLAGVQNGIGRTALLFVPLLVALFAALVVRSLFLDGAMDGLNNFFTPDWGVLTEPSVWIAAYGQIFFSLSVGFGIMLTYSSYLKRKSNLTSSGLVVGFSNSAFEVLAGIGVFATLGFLVSTSAGAGWEDVGGGPGLAFIAFPALISQMPGGPIWGVVFFVCLILAGITSLISIVQVVISSFQDKMGSSRTTSVLAVGIPMAAASILLMPTETGLQNLDVMDKFVNSLGIVGITLIALIVVIFVMRLAPTLRDHLNSVSSWKVGTFWIVCLAVITPVVLGYSLIREIMPLISEPYEGYDAAILGVWGWGMIGTILVLSIILSALPWRGARQLDGPPSVDDDPSDYVYEEGLTRPDENPAPTHTPKEA